The following proteins are co-located in the Melanotaenia boesemani isolate fMelBoe1 chromosome 5, fMelBoe1.pri, whole genome shotgun sequence genome:
- the LOC121640542 gene encoding gastrula zinc finger protein XlCGF8.2DB-like, which produces TGDKPFSCEECGQGFTQKTSLKRHMRIHIGDKPFSCEECGQGFTQKTSLKRHMRIHTGDKPFSCDECGQRFSQKTSLNQHMKIHTGDKPFNCDECGQRFSHKSNLKKHMKIHTGDKPFFCEECGQRFSQKTSLDIHMRIHTGDKPFFCEECGQRFSRKTSLDIHIRIHTGDKPFNCDECGQRFSHETSLKRHMKIHTGDKPFNCEECGQTFSRKTSLDIHIRIHTGEKPFICDECGQRFSHKSSLKQHMSIHTGDKPFSCDECGQRFSDKSNLKRHMRIHTGQRPIPCEVCGELFRWPVSLNRHMRVHAT; this is translated from the exons acaggagacaaaccattcagctgtgaggaatgtggacaaGGATTTACtcaaaagacaagcttaaaacgacacatgagaatccacataggagacaaaccattcagctgtgaggaatgtggacaaGGATTTACtcaaaagacaagcttaaaacgacacatgagaatccacacaggagacaaaccattcagctgtgatgaatgtggacaaagatttagtcagaagacaagcttaaaccaacacatgaaaatccacacaggagacaaaccattcaactgtgatgaatgtggacaaagatttagtcacaagtcaaacttaaaaaaacac AtgaaaatccacacaggagacaaaccattcttctgtgaggaatgtggacaaagatttagtcaaaagacaagccTAGAcatacacatgagaatccacacaggagacaaaccattcttctgtgaggaatgtggacaaagatttagtcgcaagacaAGCTTAGACATACACAtaagaatccacacaggagacaaaccattcaactgtgatgaatgtggacaaagatttagtcacgAGACAAGCTTAAAACGACACAtgaaaatccacacaggagacaaaccattcaactgtgaggaatgtggacaaaCATTTAGTCGCAAGACAAGCTTAGACATACACAtaagaatccacacaggagagaaaccattcatttgtgatgaatgtggacaaagatttagtcacaagtcaagcttaaaacaacacatgagtatccacacaggagacaaaccattcagctgtgatgaatgtggacaaagatttagtgaCAAGTCAAACTTAAAACGACatatgagaatccacacaggtcAGAGACCTATTCCCTGTGAGGTGTGTGGTGAATTATTTAGGTGGCCTGTCTCTTTAAACAGACACATGCGTGTCCATGCAACATAG